ACGCGACGGGCTCTGGCATGCGCCGGCTTCGGCACGAGGATCAACAGCGGCTGCACTTGAACCTGTCACCGCCCGGCGCCCGTTCGGCGCCCTTGACCTCGGTCCAGACGCGACGACAGGTCGGGGCCCGCCGCGGCCACAGGGGGATGTCCAGAGCCGGCCATGGATGGCCGGCGGCCGGATGTGGGAGCAGGACGCGGAGATATCCGGCTGGGCATCCCCCTGTGGCCGCGGCGGGCTGCCGCGAACTTCAACTGGACGTCTTCGATCCGGCCGCGGACTTCAGAACCCGCCGCCCGCATCCAGCCACGCCTGCTCGTCGGCGGTATTGATGCGTCCGAGCGCGGCGTTGCGGTGCGGGAAACGGCCGAAACGCTCGATGACGTCGAGGTGGGCCAGCGCGTAGCGGTCGTATTCCGCATTGCCGAGCGTGCGGAACAGGCGCACCGCCTCGTGCTGGTCGGCCAGCACTTCCGAGTGTTCGAACGGCAGGTACACGAACGCGCGCAGCTCCGTATCCACCTGCACGTCCATGCCGCGCGCGACCGCACAGCGCGCGTAGTGCAGCGCCAGGCCGTCGGTGGCGAATGCGTGGCCACTGCCGCGGAACGCATTGCGCGGGATCTGGTCGAGCAGGATCAGCAGCCCGGCCAGACCCTCCGGCGTGTCCTGCCAGTGCTCGTACTCGCGACGCGCGGCCGCGTGGTGGGCATCCAGAAAGCGCAGGCACTCGCGGTCGAACGCTTCACCGCCGTTGAACCACTTGCCCGGGCCTGCCTCGCGCCAGAACGCCGCCACCTCGTTCCCGGCGCTCATCGCGCGTTTCCGTCGCGCGCCGGGTGGTGCGCCCAGTCGCTGGTGCTGCCGTCGGCGGCCACCAGCTCCACGGTGAATGCCTGGCGGCGCCCGTCGGGCATCTCCATCCCGGGCGATCCTGCGGGCATGCCCGGCAGCACCAGCCCCCGCGCCTGCGGACGCTCCTGCAACAGGCGGTGGATGTCGGCGACCGGCACATGGCCTTCGATGAGGTAGCCATCGATGTGCGCGGTATGGCACGACCCCTTTCCGTAGGGCACGCCAAGCTGATGCTTGATCGGCCCCATGTCGTCGGTATCGACCACTTCAACCGGCACGCCTGCACCGCGCATGTGCTCGACCCACACCACGCAGCAGCCGCAGGAGGGACTCTTGTGGACGGTCATCGTCGGCCACGCGAACGCGGCGGCGGCCGGATCCGCAACCTCGACGCTGACCGGACCCGCTGCCGGCGGCCCAGCCTGTGGAGCGGGGGCTGCGGTCGCGGCGGTCGCGGCGGCCGGCAGGGTGGCGTCTTGCGCACACGCGGACAGCGAAACCGCGGCGAGCGCGACGGCAAGGGTCAGGGCGTTGTGATGCATGGGCAGGCTCCGTGAGGGCGCTATTCGTCGAACCGCAGGTGGCGCACCGACTTGCCATGACGGCGGATCAGCCGCAGCGCCTCGATGCCGACCTGGATGTGGTTTTCCACGTACTCGGCACTGACCTTGGCATCGCTGGCTTCGGTCTTCACCCCTTCCGGCACCATCGGCTGGTCCGACACCAGCAGCAATGCGCCACACGGGATGCGGTTGGCGAAGCCGGCGGCGAAGATCGTCGCGGTCTCCATGTCGATCGCCATGCAGCGCAGCCGACGCAGGTAGGCCTTGAACTCGTCGTCGTGCTCCCACACCCGGCGGTTGGTGGTGAACACGGTGCCGGTCCAGTAATCGTGGCCGAGGTCGCGGATCGTGGTCGACACCGCGCGCTGCAGCGCGAACGCCGGCAGCGCCGGCACTTCCGGCGGCAGGTAGTCGTTGCTGGTGCCGTCACCGCGGATCGCCGCGATCGGCAGCACCAGGTCGCCCAGCTGGTTCTTGCGCTTGAGCCCGCCGCACTTGCCGAGGAACAGCACCGCCTTGGGCGCGATCGCCGACAGCAGGTCCATCATCGTCGCCGCGTTGGGGCTGCCCATGCCGAAGTTGATCATGGTGATGCCGTCGGCCGTGGCGCTGGGCATCGGGCGATCGGCACCGACGATCTCCGCACCGGTCAGGCGGGCGAAATGGGCGAGGTAGCCGCCGAAGTTGGTGAGCAGGATGTGCTCGCCGAAGCCGTCCAGCGGCACGCCGGTGTAGCGCGGCAGCCAGTTGTCGACGATCTGGGACTTGTTCTTCATGCGTTCTCCTTTTTGCGCCCCATTCTAGGTGCTGCCGGCGTGGAGCCCATGACCAACGTCAGGTTGGCAGCCTCCACCGCAGCGGCTAGCGTTGGCGATTCGACGTCCCGGGGAACCACCGATGCTCAAACCACTGTCCGCGGCGCTGGCCGCGGTGCTCGCGATCGCGCCTGCCATGGCACAGGACGCGCCCCAGGGCGTGGCCCGCTTCGCCCACGATCCCTACACCAGCACCTATGCGCCGATCGCCAGCGCGCCGGTGCTGATCCGTGGCGCGACGGTGCTCACCGGCACCGGAGAACGCCTCGACGGCGCCGACGTGCTGCTGGTCGACGGCCGCATCGAGGCGGTGGGCCCGGGCCTCGAAGCGCCGCAGGGCGCGACCGTGGTCGACGGCACCGGCAAGTGGGTCACCCCCGGGCTGGTCGACGTGCACTCGCACCTGGGCGTCTACCCCAGCCCGGGCGTGCGCGCGCACAGCGACGGCAACGAGATGACCAACCCCAACACCGCCGCGGTGTGGGCCGAGCATTCAGTGTGGCCGCAGGACCCGGGCTTCGCCGCGGCGCTGGCCGGCGGCGTCACCTCGCTGCAGATCCTGCCCGGCTCGGCCAACCTGTTCGGGGGCCGCGGGGTGACGCTGAAGAACGTTGCCGCCACCACCGTGCAGGCGATGAAGTTCCCCGGTGCGCCGCACGGGCTGAAGATGGCCTGCGGCG
This portion of the Luteimonas yindakuii genome encodes:
- a CDS encoding DUF924 family protein yields the protein MSAGNEVAAFWREAGPGKWFNGGEAFDRECLRFLDAHHAAARREYEHWQDTPEGLAGLLILLDQIPRNAFRGSGHAFATDGLALHYARCAVARGMDVQVDTELRAFVYLPFEHSEVLADQHEAVRLFRTLGNAEYDRYALAHLDVIERFGRFPHRNAALGRINTADEQAWLDAGGGF
- a CDS encoding DUF411 domain-containing protein, producing the protein MHHNALTLAVALAAVSLSACAQDATLPAAATAATAAPAPQAGPPAAGPVSVEVADPAAAAFAWPTMTVHKSPSCGCCVVWVEHMRGAGVPVEVVDTDDMGPIKHQLGVPYGKGSCHTAHIDGYLIEGHVPVADIHRLLQERPQARGLVLPGMPAGSPGMEMPDGRRQAFTVELVAADGSTSDWAHHPARDGNAR
- a CDS encoding AMP nucleosidase, giving the protein MKNKSQIVDNWLPRYTGVPLDGFGEHILLTNFGGYLAHFARLTGAEIVGADRPMPSATADGITMINFGMGSPNAATMMDLLSAIAPKAVLFLGKCGGLKRKNQLGDLVLPIAAIRGDGTSNDYLPPEVPALPAFALQRAVSTTIRDLGHDYWTGTVFTTNRRVWEHDDEFKAYLRRLRCMAIDMETATIFAAGFANRIPCGALLLVSDQPMVPEGVKTEASDAKVSAEYVENHIQVGIEALRLIRRHGKSVRHLRFDE